The window ttgcaaagaaaaaaacattttcaaaagtaatCCAATGCCTCCATGGCTTAGAATCATTATTTGTTTGGACTCTCTGACAGGCTTGTTGATCATTAAAACAGAATTTCAGTATGTATTCATGTTGTATATTGCCTTGAATTCCTTAAACTTGTTCTTAATATTGTTctgtaaagtttttttcttttctctgctagCTTCACATTTatacagtttgttttgtttgatttaaacaTTTCACTATTTTAGGAATCATTTGgggtaattttattcttttttggaaTTAATAAATCTTCAGGGAAACATAGAACATGTATCAGTAAATAGCTGTGACTGAGTCACTaatgcactttgcacttttagtgATGAAATTTAACCACTGGAAATTGGACCACTAATTTCCTGCTCTGTCTATCTGATcttctatttttattaaaaaaaaaaccttgtttaCACATACTTACTTTGGCTCACAGACTGCTATTTGCATATAGTCCTGTCTGCTTTTGTTATCATAGCTCTCTCACTGATAATCAGCAAGAACAACAACACCAAAGACAGAGGAACTAATGGTGAAACAAAATGGTAAGTGACTTTAGCTGTCTTTCCTAAATGCATGGAATATGACTTTGCCTTTGTTTATGGATTTCAGCAAATTGAATTGATGGATATATGTATAAACTATGGCAAAGCAATTATTTACTGCAATGAGATACTACTACAAAATGTGATAATACACGTTATAAGAGACTTCTTAATGGGAGCTTGTGGtaataaaattcaatttaaaCTGTGAGATTTCAACAGCAAAAAGGCTaaatgaaattcacatttttgtcaaaataaacaataatataccAAAGTTTACAATAATTCATAACAAGTTATATGGCATATTTCTTTTGCTGTATAATTCAAATAGTAAAGTAAAACTACACTTTTgacaattcagagtcaccagCTAAACAGTTTGTGGAGCAGCACAAACCTCAGCACATTATGCTTTCCAAAGTgcatacagtaaattattataaattgctGTACAGGATGAATTctgtggttgttttttttgtatagaagtaaacatattaaatgtgttAAACCAAAAGACTGATTCATTTTGTGTAAAGTATGTTTTGCATTAATATGAACCTCAGagtattgaataaaaaaatcaaaagaaaacaagagtaactgaagaaagacaaaatactaatggcagaaaagcaaaaaaaaaaaaagaattttggaaaaaataaacccCAAGGGGCTCACAGTTGAGTGCTAAACATCTTCTTTTGGTATTTAAGAAATATAGAATAAACTGCCTTTCTTAACTGAAGTAATATGAAGTGATAGAACATGTCTACATCTTGAATTAGATTAGAACAACACAGCTTTTCATACATGGTGTAAGACAatgttaaattgttttatttgaacccaAGAGGCAAAAAACTCTAAAATGCAGTCTAATAAAAACTAGCTGATGCAATATTTAACTACATTAACTGTGCAAAAATGCAAGAGACAACAATGCATAAGCAggcattgttatttattattaacttgTTTGGTTGATGCCTTTACCCCAGGTAACATGCAACATTtgaggtacattttttttttttttttattttgatatactttgttattcCCCGAGAGGAAAGTGTCTTTTTGCATTGGTTACATTCCTTCTGTTTTTCCAACTGAAGCATAGGCAGGTGACGTTACTGGCTTATGGTCACACAacgtcagtggtgggatttgaaccctcagATTCAGGGTTCAAAGTCTAAAGGGTTAATCAATACACCACACCACCTGCTGTTGCATAATTAGCTCTACTAGGAGTAGGCTGTAATAAAACAATATGTCTTGAAGCTATTCAAAACTCTTATGCTCAGTTTTGGATttggtatatatactgtacttgcacTTTGCTTTccttattcattaatttttcattatGACATTGACATCATCATGTTCACGTTGGCAACATCTTGCTGGCTGTGTTAATGCGCAGACGataattttttgtgtttgtgttttagttGATTGTGCACAGTTGTAGTATTAGTTTATAAGTGGCTTCATTCTTTGACAGTGAATACTTGTTTTTGTTCCTGTGGTAATTTGGTCCCTGCTTTTTCTGTCAGTATTTAGACACATGCCTGTTTTCTAGCCACAGTTCTTGCTTTTATGTTTTGAACTaggaaatttatattttttgcttcttttagtATTCTGACCTTCAGTTATTCTCTGACTTCTTTTCCCAGttgattgatttattaattagcgtcacggtggcgtagtggtagtgctgctgcctcgcagtcaggagaccccaggtcctccctgcgtggagagcgctttgagtagtaagaaaagcgctgtataaatgtaaagaattgttaattCACTTGTTTCTGATTTTCGGCAACTGTTTTTTCACCAACTTCCTCCAAGTAAGGTTTGGGGCAAAACTGCAACCCTGTATATTGAAAATACAAAAGAGTAAAGAGCTTTTTGGTAGAAAAAGATGTCTTTGTAGACATGAGTCTGAAAGTAGACTACGTAAGATGGCTACACTTCAGGTTATATACAGGTGaaacaggaagaggcaggtccaggtggatggatgcGTCAGAGGTGGTAAAggtgtcaatcatccagtcttcAGAGGGAGCAAAGAAAGAGGTGTTAGTATATAGCACCACCCCATGTATCagtgaggaattaccaccactagagcctttaagctgtaCACAATGCATAAGTGTGTGATAGAACTATGAGGTTGCGAAACCAAGACAGGGCATCAGCGTTGGTATGGAGAGAGCCCTGATGATGAAGGACTTTAAGCCTGTAAGGCTGAAGGTCCAAGAACCACCTAATGACAAGTGGACTCGACTCCTTATGCAAAGCCATCCACTAGAGGACTACATTGGCTACAACCAAAGTGAACTCACAGCTAAGCAGGTAGAACCTCAGCTGGTTAATAACACATTTGACCATTAAGGCTTCATGTACAACTGCCACATACCTGGTATCCTGGTTCAGGAATTTCCAGTTTAGGTATATGACAGAGTGTTCTAAACCATCAACACTTTGGCTCAATACATACAGGACCCAGACCTGTATCCAAAGTGTCattctggagaataaaaggcacAGAAGAATTAAGATAGAATAGGTGCAGATATCATTAGATTTAGACAGAATAGGTTCAGACGTAAgtgcctgttttaagtcacaaaaACTTCATTTTGAGTAGTTTGGCAACCTCCttgacttccttagggatgcaAACAGGTATATTGCATGCTCCCATGCAATATTCATGGAATTGGCAGCTCTCAATGGGATAGCCTCTGGTTATAGTGTAGCGTAATCCAACAGCATGAGTATATGCTGAAAGCAAATATCAATGGAAAGGGAAtaagaggagcatggtccttcCAAGGAATTTGCTGCAATTGACATTCCGGACAGGATGCACAAAAGCAATGAACCTCTTCAATTATTGCTGGCCAACAGAATCAGAGTTTAATCTGTTCTAGTGTCTAGGGAGGAAGAGAACAGGTATTAGTATATAGTTCTACCCTTTGGATTggtgaggaattaccaccaccagagcctttataAGCTGTCTGAAATGCACACGAGTGtgacagtatttatatatataaaccattgatggatttttaaaaaaaaattgctgaataCGGGAACTTCCTACAGATAGGAAGCTAGGAAATGTtgctccattatataaaaaaggtatTTGAGTCAATCCaggtaactataggccagtaggcTCAATATGCATCATGGGTAAATGAAATTAAGTTCTGCAACAAGAATATAAGGACACAGgtgaaaacttgttaaggctaGATTTTCCAGGCTTTAGACACATGAAATTAATCAACAGTGTGATAGATAGTGGTAATtaggggactttcaaaactctgtGATGCTATTTGGGCTGAATGATCTGTTCTTATagtaattgttctaatgttcaaatataataattacattttgttgcaTATTGCATATGGATTAAGATTTTTGTAGCtttctgtactgtatatgcttttgtCTTTCTTAATGTCTGAAGTTTTTATCATTTAATGTCATGACCTAATTTATTCGTAATTTTTGGTATCAGCAACTGTTGCCTTGTATAGCAGCCCTGAGACAACTGAAGCAGAAGGGATGCTTGGTCCCATTTCTTGATCAAAATAGGTCATGTAATGGCACTTGATGCCTCGGGTGATTAGTGTGAACTAAATAAAGATTTAGTCTTTGTGGTATTTTTTcgggaaaaaaaatatacagcgTATTGAAAGCAAATTTTAATCAGTTTTACTTTAATTAGACTTTTCTAATATTGTTGAACAGTCAACACAATTATCTTATTTTAAGTATTTGCCCCTTATTTTACAAAAAACTCTGACACTTAAGACTAAACAAAATTAATAGATCAGACATTATGACCAAAAATAGTTCAACTGAAAATATAAAGATTATCTGTAGTTGTGCATTAAAAATTGCCATGCATATTCTTTCACTACTATTCTATACCCTTATTTATTTGTTAAGAGCAAACATTCAATAGACTAATTAAGCATCAGTCAAATAACATGTTGTGCCTTAAGAGTTTGGTTGAAAAAAAGTAATAACCAAAGCACTCTTTTATTAGTTTTTCAACAGCTGCTCTTAAATCAAGAGAtgaaattacagtatattcacaAGGCAGTATCATTTGGATCAACATGTATTGTAATAtggctccattttttttttttttttttgcagggcaACGCATCAAATGATTGCATGGGTATGGATAACCTTTTGAAAAGATATTATCTTCCAGCGATGTATGGTATTGAATTCATTTTGGGAATTGTTGGCTGTGTAACTGCTATCTGCAGctacattttctgtttaaaagaATGGAAAAGTGGCAATGTCTACCTATTCAACTTGTCTGTATCAGATTTAATGTTCATATGCACTCTGCCTAGTTTGATTACCACCTATGCTCAAGAACAAACACATCAAAATGATTTCTGGTGTTTCAGCAATAGATACATTCTTCACTTAGATCTTTACTCAAGCATCTTATTCCTCACCTGGGTCAGCATTGACAGATATCTACTTCTTAAGTATCCATTGCGACAGCATGTTTTACAGAAGACAAGCTCTGCAGTTGTAATATCTGCCTTGATTTGGATTGTGGTTACATTTCAGATTATGCCAATCTTAACTTTCCTTGTTGACAGTAATAATTCTTCAAACAAAACTACATGCAAGGACTTTGCAAGTTCTGGAAATGCCAACCATAGCCTGATTTACAGCCTTTGCCTCACGTTTACAGGATTCATAGTTCCCCTAACAGTCCTGTGCTTTTTCTATATGAAGATTGTCAAGTTTCTGAAAAGCATGGACCGCAATTTTCAGAACAATGACTCATTTAAGCGGCCTGTGACACTGGTTTTCTCAATTGTCATTGTTTTCATAGTGCTTCAAACGCCATATCATATCATGAGGAATGTCCGCATTGCATCCAGAGTAAACTTAGCAAAGTATTCCCGATGTGATCGGATTATAATTAATAGTCTGTACATTGTAACAAGACCTCTTGCATTTTTTCAAAGTGTTATTAACCcccttttttactttttgatgGGTGATCGATTAAGAGAATCACTTTTCAGTAAAGTAAGAGCAATGTTTACAAGGATCCAAGAAAAACAGAGTCAGATGTAGGCATATATTGATGGCCATGATCTTCTAAACATATGCTTTGTTGAAGAATTAATTATAAAATTGAGTGTCATCAAAAAGCTgttaaaaaaagctttatttttgctttatgacACTGTGCAATAAATAAGAAatctctatttttattttctttctttcttcagaacTATACCCATTTCTTCTATTATAGAAGATGGAAATGTCCTTCATCTCAGTAATGTCTTTTGAGTTAACTTCCAACTCTGATTAGTCAAGTCTGTGAGTATGCCCTTGTTAGCCTCTTATGCAGGACTGGTACATGCTTCATGCCCAGTGTTGCAGGAATATTCTTTAATTTATCCAGAACCTTGAACTAGAAAGAGTGGTTAAAGAATGTGGACTCAGGGATAGGCTGATGCATTTACACTTCATTAGTAAAAGGTGCTTAGAAAAATAagataatatagaaataattaaaGTGGAATTATGGCACAGTGTTTAGTCCTACTTTTCAAATTTCAGTTCGGACACTGTCTGCAGAATGTTGAGTACACTCATTCTCACTATGTCTGTAAGGGTTTTCCACTGCATACTCTAGTTTCCCTCTCACATCCAAAATACATGTATGTTGGGCTAATTGGCACTCTAACTTGGAAGTAAGTGTGGACATGTGTGAGAGAGTCCTGTGACAGACTCACACCCCATCCAGAATCTCCATCTTGTGCCCAGGGCTGCCAGGATAGGATCTGGCTTGCCATGACTCTGAAAtggataagcagattagaaaactATTGATAATTAATAGATGGGTGGATGGAAGGATGAAAGGATAGATTTAAACAAGTTTATATCGTGAATGCAAGGTAAAAAAACAAGTGGCCAACAATTGCTTCTGTGCATACCTCGTATGTTCTTCAgataattattttcagttttcagtcAGACAGTAaccattgttttattgtttattatatgatCAATATAAGCATTTGTAAAACATAAGAATATGTCTGTGTGTTTATGGTATGCAACGTgattaaaaaaactttacattgctAAATGCTGATGATTTCTGGTGTCATGTTCCTTAGTCTTTCATTTCTGCAGCCAGCCTCATTTCATGACCCACAAATATCTAAAATTCCAGGTtggcatttatttcatttatgacTTCcaacattatttctttcaataaaGAGGCATAAACTATTACAATTATAGAAGCCTTACAGGCATTCTTTACTGTATCTTTCAATCATTTAATACAGCCACAAAAttcaattattcactttataCTCTACTTTTTTCATTTCCTTGAAGAAGAGGTCAGCTACTAAGGGCTGACTTAGTGCCTAAGAAGCAATCCCTTTctaattgcattttctttttttggaaatcTGAACTGATCCTATCAACGAAATGCAAATCACTACACAAATGTGTCAGCAGTAACTGATGCATATCGTGTAAAGTTGCAGGAGTAGCCTCAACATCCTGGAGTGAGCTAAATTAGAtgttattattttaactttttcctaaaaaatgtcaaattaataaaaaagaaattagggTTTTTGTGTAAATTTGAAAATCTGAATGTCTTTAATGCTTTGGTCCtttccagacttttttttttctttggaatattAACTGTGCTTTTTTCTAAGAAAAACTTCCTATTATCTGAACAATTAcaatttatatattacatttgttATACTTTGTTAAACATTGATGtatcataatataaaaaataataagtctattattaatttatttgcaaaaaatcAATTATTCTAATGCTGAACTGAATAGAAGAGGTGAACTAAATACAAAATGTCTACTGAGTCCATGCCACAATATGCAGCTTTTAGGATCTGCTGCCATTTAAGAttattttggagtgtgtctggaGTTTATTCCTCATTTGTGTATTGAAATgtgcttttcttttaattatttcaagttctttcatttcatttttttcttgttccttTCATCATAATGATGTTATCTAGTACTAGCATTATGGTGGTTTCTGCAGATGCTTTACTGTTGCTGCACCACCAATATCCGTTCgtaatctgtgttttatttaagaCAGGTTTGCTATGATTTTTGcaaaacatttacttaaaaaacaaaggaaagactTCCTCTCttgcaaaaaaattaatgaatattcCCAATTCTAATATTAACTACACTTTTTATTTCACCCAATTAGTAAAGTTCATGCTCGATACCAGTGCTTGTTCTCAAGTTGTGGTTATCATATTTAAATCTCTTTTTGATTTTTGCCTTGCATCCTaggattgctgggataggctccagctgccccacaacACTGCCCCTGATAAACTGGATAGGGAGATGGAAGATTTAAAGATTTAATAAATTTGCGTAAATAGTATAATTATACAGTCAATTAATCAGTagatgaaattattattttgagtGCAAGTTCAGCATATCACATAATTAACATAAGTACTCAGGAagtctaaaatgtatttaatatttcttttcatctGGTATTTTGGGTTGATTTAGGTTTTATTGCCAGGGGATGATGAACAATGCTAAAATGAATTAACCACTGAGTCACTCCTTTCACTGAAttgaaacaaattattaaaataatatcttGAATGGGAGTGCCTTTTTTTATGAGCTGGAATGCCATCAGATTTTGAAAATGATTGGCTGAGAGCATTGGTGCGCCCCATAGGCAACTCTGTCACTTTTTTACTAGTGCCAAGAATCTAAACAAGGTTGATACCATTAAAATCAAGAACTCTAAAGAAGTTGTCACTTCTACTTTGATTATATGTAATGTAAAGGACTCATATTCACATCCTTACTAACACAGTATTTATTCAAGTTATTACTgtgatgttgttgttatttttgccatttttttctcaCTGCTGCTTCACATAGCACACGGATCTTGTTTCTTCCAGTTTCATTGATAATTACCAATGCACAGTACTTTGTTATAAATGAAAGTTTCTTTAGTCCTGTATAATTACtactatattttgaaaaaaaaaaacaaacaaataactgaagtattcaaaaatgttgtacagataaATGAAGCTTCAAATACAGGCTGCCATCTGAGTCACAGGCATCATAGAAGTGTTGCAATATACAGGGCAGAAATCCACTGAGCTGCAAAATTTCACACATGGTACCTGAGATCATGGAAACAAAAGGGGAACAAAGCATATTTTGGTGGTACACAATCCCCTATGGAAAAGGTGCTTTTGAAAATATTGTGCATTCCTCACTGCATACCAGGTCTTCCAAGGTTCAgatttataaataacaaaaccaaaCTCAGTGCTGACTTGACAGTACAAAACATGGAAGCAACGTCTGTTAAATGCAGAAGACTGAAGATAGATAGGTTTTCGGTccatgtactttttggtatttgaaattttgtttcagaaaatatcatttaaaaaagaaaaagaggcacttatttgattttcaacttaaaagggaaaaatgaaaaacgcaacacaattacttttttccttttgtttttttcgcacatcagaaaagaaaaatgcaagaaacaagaacaagaaaacaccctttatttattttgtctgaaccgGAAGTTTTTGTAGGTCAACAACCTGGTCAGGTAATGCACCACTTtcagcaaacactggtcactggtgtgtagactggtttgcaaagcttgtatttctACCTGAAAGATgagactcagtttttctgcagtcatgttcTCCTCCCTTGGTGTCACTCTTACTGTTCTGAAAAGCAACATAATGGttcatcctctgctgatgccagtgtaacttcaaggccgttgtgttgtgaggaggactgtttgcaTGTGTCCTCAAAAATcgcacagaagaagaaaaagtactTCCgctttcagacaacgaaaatgcgtcggttttgttgtttttgagctattacactttcattatttgaatcacaaataaatccagaaaaatatgtggaattttaagtttatgactgctatttgttaccatagtattaaaaaataccttattttccctcattttattctttaatcaaaaatctaaatctgaaaattcccttcatttcagtttttttcatttttctttctaaaacaaaatttcaaataccaaaaagtacacggaccgttTTCACTAAGTGGAAATGTCATGGTTTTTTGGACAGTCATTTGAGGATGTCTTCCTTTTctataaaacaattgagaaaatgttttcaacacacactgtagacattttttttttatttacaacaattgcacacttttatttaaataagtcatgacaaatataaaatgatGACAGACTAGAAATAGTTGGAAACActgaaattgttttaaatatatatttttaaaaatttctctagCTCAGatctgaaatgaaaagaaaacatttaatgagtaaaattatagtttccataaaccatttttttataattaaaaatgattacagCATTTCAGGATTGTAATAAGAGTGCCCAATTCTACTGGTTGGTCTCTTCATGAGTTATGCATGTAATGGACAATTGCACACATAAAGTGTAGTGTAACAATCTGGCAGCATGTATAGGAGTCCAACATGATATCACACACATGACAGCATGGTGCTTCCCCATCCAAGAGGGATTTCTCCTATTTCAATGTGAGAAACTTCTGAGTGCCCTAGACCCTAGAGGTCACTGGTTCTTGTCTGAGGAGAGATGCTTGCCTGGTGAAACCACTAAGAGAATTTTTGGACTAAGACACATAGACACTGACATCATAAGAAAAGCTGTCAAGCTGTTTTCAGGGATGCTTAAAACCTAGCTGAAATTTTAAAACCATTACGTTTAATAATCTAATTTCTAATAGATATggtttttgaaggaaaaaaacacagcATTGATCCCAGAACCATAAACTGAATATGGTGGTAAATGCATGCaagtaaaaatgatcatttttacttagtttatcaaaaaaaatgttttttccaagTTGCACCTACATATTGAGAAATGCTAGCTATTGTATATTCAATTCGCTCTCTGAGAGAACCTTACAAGAAAGACCCGATAGTGATTTCAGTATTTCTCTTTTCCTACGGTAACTGATTTACATTCAGTTTCTTGCggagacaaaaaaaatctcaaatacgGATGATGATGTGGAAGATGGAAAGCATTCACACAATGAAACCTGTACACAAAACACACTATACACTTATTTTTGCTGTATGAGATAATGTGTGTGACAGTGGCGCATCCATATatgctgctgcctcatgaatcCTAGGTTGAGATCCTGTACCTTGTTGATGTCTTTGTAGAATGTGCACATTATTATCCCTGTTTCTGCAAGGGTTGCTGGTTCAGTGCTTCATTTTCCCTTTCATATCCTTGAGGACATATTAAGGCAGGTTAATTCCAATTTGAACATTGTTCTTACCCTACAATGGACTGATGTCGTCATTGATTGGGTT of the Erpetoichthys calabaricus chromosome 2, fErpCal1.3, whole genome shotgun sequence genome contains:
- the LOC114643469 gene encoding succinate receptor 1-like, with amino-acid sequence MGNASNDCMGMDNLLKRYYLPAMYGIEFILGIVGCVTAICSYIFCLKEWKSGNVYLFNLSVSDLMFICTLPSLITTYAQEQTHQNDFWCFSNRYILHLDLYSSILFLTWVSIDRYLLLKYPLRQHVLQKTSSAVVISALIWIVVTFQIMPILTFLVDSNNSSNKTTCKDFASSGNANHSLIYSLCLTFTGFIVPLTVLCFFYMKIVKFLKSMDRNFQNNDSFKRPVTLVFSIVIVFIVLQTPYHIMRNVRIASRVNLAKYSRCDRIIINSLYIVTRPLAFFQSVINPLFYFLMGDRLRESLFSKVRAMFTRIQEKQSQM